A genome region from Paradevosia shaoguanensis includes the following:
- a CDS encoding DUF1801 domain-containing protein: protein MTGKDTKTEKVVLLSGGNPQIAKGEGDAPVQAYIDAMPGWKSDVGRRVDALIEKAVPGVHKAVKWNSPFYGVKDHGWFMSYHCFDRYVKVAFFRGASLDPLPPGTSKQKDVRYLDIHEDDDIDEAQFSSWVKQASALPGERM from the coding sequence ATGACTGGGAAGGATACAAAGACCGAGAAAGTGGTGCTGCTCTCTGGTGGCAATCCGCAGATTGCCAAGGGTGAGGGCGATGCGCCGGTTCAGGCTTACATCGACGCCATGCCGGGCTGGAAAAGCGATGTGGGCCGGCGGGTCGATGCGTTGATCGAGAAGGCCGTGCCGGGTGTCCACAAGGCGGTGAAATGGAATTCGCCCTTCTACGGCGTCAAGGATCACGGCTGGTTCATGAGCTATCACTGCTTCGATCGATACGTGAAAGTAGCTTTCTTTCGCGGTGCTTCGCTCGATCCGCTGCCGCCGGGAACGTCGAAACAGAAGGACGTGCGTTATCTCGATATCCATGAAGACGACGACATCGACGAAGCGCAGTTTTCGTCCTGGGTGAAGCAGGCCAGCGCGCTGCCCGGCGAGCGTATGTAG
- a CDS encoding siderophore-interacting protein translates to MSSGFHLATVIRREMLSPGMVRLIFGGEGLRHFRSTGIGDEYLRLFFPDPATDELALPIIDERGRWTYPEGPSKVRCSTYTVRRIDRERGEIAIDFVVHDGGMASDWAVRAKPGDSITINNPRALYMPPDDTSWQLMVADAAGLPALARIVEEMPRSVPTRVFIEVTEPSHEQALVFGSHVTVTWLHGGNGHAPSKLEEAVRRVPLPDGPGYVWAAAEQKVVRAIRKYVRQELKMPVLRYELVGYWVDKQNEWTSRWEALNPEVRKGIEAAWASDRDPEDVRDEVDATFDKLGL, encoded by the coding sequence GTGAGCAGCGGCTTCCACCTGGCTACGGTGATCCGCCGCGAAATGCTGAGTCCGGGCATGGTGCGGCTCATCTTCGGCGGCGAGGGGCTCAGGCATTTCCGCTCCACCGGTATCGGCGACGAATATCTGCGGCTCTTTTTCCCTGATCCCGCGACCGACGAACTTGCGTTGCCGATCATCGACGAGCGCGGACGATGGACCTATCCGGAAGGCCCATCCAAGGTACGCTGCTCGACATATACGGTGCGGCGGATCGATCGCGAGAGGGGAGAAATCGCTATCGACTTCGTCGTGCATGATGGGGGCATGGCCAGCGATTGGGCGGTGCGCGCAAAGCCGGGCGACAGCATCACCATCAACAACCCCCGCGCCCTCTACATGCCGCCAGACGATACCTCCTGGCAGCTTATGGTGGCCGATGCCGCCGGCCTTCCGGCGTTGGCACGTATCGTCGAAGAGATGCCCCGGTCTGTGCCGACAAGAGTCTTCATCGAGGTGACCGAGCCGTCGCATGAGCAGGCGCTGGTATTTGGGTCGCATGTTACCGTTACCTGGCTCCATGGCGGAAACGGGCACGCGCCGAGCAAGCTGGAAGAGGCGGTGCGTCGCGTGCCGCTGCCGGATGGCCCCGGCTATGTCTGGGCGGCCGCCGAGCAGAAGGTGGTGCGCGCCATCCGCAAATATGTGCGGCAGGAACTCAAGATGCCCGTGCTGCGGTATGAGCTGGTGGGCTACTGGGTCGACAAGCAGAACGAGTGGACTTCGCGCTGGGAGGCGCTGAATCCGGAGGTGCGCAAGGGGATCGAGGCGGCCTGGGCCTCGGATCGCGACCCGGAGGACGTGCGCGATGAAGTCGACGCGACGTTCGACAAACTCGGGCTCTAG
- a CDS encoding 4Fe-4S binding protein: MFRFCLSLVGVLVLLLLDTQIAFAAGYEYLEHTPPLMERLTPEVVAAVFPDIDHVELMQDGGPPAAAAYRGDEVVGYIFSTLDVVAAHGYSGILFDVIAGVDLEGHVTGSTILFHREPLIVGDEHLTALMQKFMTHTPGMTAKTGASDGPKAELIAGATTSGRAFRNAIRDSARIVLSFREGRPVVTEPTLNIDDFKDLTPEQLLADGSIASIDITNADLTRVVEAAGANVSSLEVAPKGGPSDVYLELRAGLATPAMIGRNAAGRGNHDRIFSDFPTGTNAIFLASNGPYDFLGYKFQNKSSGYRLERLHIRQGDHVYDFDKSHFMRAGIAMGRVSGLVLLPPETGFDPLAPWTAEVQVSAKDAAGNPIQVALPALEYKLPAEHILMPEADPPPAWLEAWTASLPQIIILSVALLCLTGILAFQAQLTRRRRLHLWVRRGFLLFTLVWLGWTVGAQLSIVHIINYLKAPFQDLDIGFYLAEPLIVIISVYVALSLLLLGRGVFCGWLCPFGALQELLAQLARALRLPQWNPSWKLQKKLWWGKYVSLFVVVTLAFVAPTAGSVAADIEPFKTAISTHFARALPYVLYAVVLLSIGLFTERAFCRFLCPLGGALALLDRLHLLNLLKRRPECGSPCHLCERSCPVRAIAPSGKIDMAECFQCLDCQVEYYDDHRCPPLARERKVRARQNFVLTRSAGAAPVRS; this comes from the coding sequence GTGTTTCGTTTTTGCCTGAGCCTAGTCGGCGTCCTCGTCCTGCTGCTCCTCGATACCCAGATCGCTTTCGCCGCCGGTTACGAATACCTCGAGCACACCCCGCCCCTGATGGAGCGGTTGACGCCCGAAGTCGTAGCGGCGGTCTTTCCCGACATCGACCATGTCGAACTGATGCAGGACGGTGGCCCTCCGGCCGCGGCCGCCTATCGGGGCGATGAAGTGGTCGGCTACATCTTCTCGACCCTCGATGTTGTCGCGGCCCACGGCTATTCCGGCATCCTCTTCGACGTCATCGCCGGCGTCGATCTCGAAGGCCATGTCACCGGCTCGACCATCCTCTTCCATCGCGAACCGCTGATCGTGGGTGACGAGCACCTCACCGCGCTCATGCAGAAGTTCATGACCCACACACCGGGCATGACGGCAAAAACCGGCGCATCCGACGGCCCCAAGGCCGAGCTCATCGCCGGCGCCACGACTTCGGGCCGAGCCTTCCGCAACGCCATTCGCGACAGCGCCCGCATCGTCCTCAGCTTCCGCGAAGGCCGTCCGGTCGTGACCGAGCCCACGCTCAACATCGACGACTTCAAGGACCTGACGCCCGAGCAGTTGCTGGCCGATGGCTCCATCGCCTCTATCGATATCACCAATGCCGATCTCACTCGCGTGGTCGAAGCAGCAGGCGCCAATGTCTCGAGCCTCGAAGTTGCCCCCAAGGGCGGCCCGTCCGATGTCTACCTCGAACTGCGCGCCGGCCTCGCCACGCCAGCCATGATCGGCCGCAACGCCGCGGGTCGCGGCAACCACGACCGTATCTTCTCGGACTTCCCGACCGGCACCAACGCCATCTTCCTGGCCTCGAACGGCCCCTACGATTTCCTCGGCTACAAGTTCCAGAACAAATCGAGCGGCTATCGACTGGAGCGCCTGCATATCCGCCAGGGCGATCATGTCTACGACTTCGACAAGTCCCATTTCATGCGGGCCGGCATCGCCATGGGCAGGGTCAGCGGCCTGGTGCTTCTGCCGCCCGAGACCGGCTTCGATCCGCTCGCGCCCTGGACCGCCGAAGTGCAGGTTTCCGCCAAGGATGCCGCCGGCAACCCGATCCAGGTCGCGCTGCCCGCGCTCGAATACAAGCTGCCCGCCGAGCACATCCTGATGCCCGAGGCCGATCCGCCGCCGGCATGGCTCGAAGCCTGGACCGCCTCGCTGCCGCAGATCATCATCCTGAGCGTCGCCCTGCTCTGCCTCACCGGCATCCTTGCCTTCCAGGCCCAGCTCACCCGCAGGCGCCGCCTCCATCTCTGGGTTCGCCGCGGTTTCCTGCTCTTCACGCTCGTCTGGCTCGGCTGGACGGTCGGTGCGCAACTTTCGATCGTTCACATCATCAACTACCTCAAGGCCCCCTTCCAGGACCTCGATATCGGCTTCTACCTGGCCGAGCCGCTGATCGTGATCATCTCTGTCTATGTCGCCCTGTCGCTCCTCCTCCTCGGACGCGGCGTGTTTTGCGGCTGGCTCTGCCCCTTTGGCGCTCTGCAGGAACTGCTGGCGCAACTCGCCCGCGCCCTGCGACTGCCGCAATGGAACCCGTCCTGGAAGCTCCAGAAGAAGCTCTGGTGGGGCAAGTACGTTTCGCTGTTCGTCGTGGTGACGCTCGCGTTCGTCGCGCCGACGGCTGGCTCCGTTGCCGCCGATATCGAGCCGTTCAAGACCGCCATCTCGACCCACTTCGCCCGCGCACTGCCCTATGTGCTCTACGCCGTCGTGCTGCTCTCGATCGGGCTCTTCACCGAACGCGCCTTCTGCCGGTTCCTTTGCCCGCTCGGCGGCGCACTGGCGCTGCTCGATCGCCTGCATCTCCTGAACCTCCTCAAGCGGCGGCCGGAATGCGGCAGCCCGTGCCACCTCTGCGAGCGTTCCTGCCCGGTCCGTGCTATCGCGCCCTCAGGCAAGATCGACATGGCCGAATGTTTCCAGTGCCTCGATTGCCAGGTCGAATATTACGACGACCACCGCTGCCCGCCGCTGGCCCGCGAGCGCAAGGTCCGCGCCCGTCAGAACTTCGTGCTCACCCGCTCGGCGGGCGCCGCCCCGGTGAGGAGCTGA
- a CDS encoding MFS transporter, which translates to MSTSPVASTMHRQVFLLATAQALFQTASVLVMTIGGLAGAVLAPSPDWATAPIATMFLGTAVATAPASMWMARVGRQAGFLLGAALGIAGGLIGAAGVFTGSLLLLCLGTFLVGSYQAFAQFYRFAASEVANDAFRSRAISLVLAGGVVAALAGPALARFGGGLLQPTYTASFLILALVSLVALGVLARVRVPNTAATSADKASARGLGQIVRQPAYLVALFGAVTGYGVMTLAMTATPLAMAHHHYDLADTATVIQLHVLGMFLPSFVTGSLIARFGVLRIMFIGVLLLAGHVLLSLTGTAIHSFMGALVLLGIGWNFLYIGGTNLLTRTYTSAEKGKAQATNDLTVFLVGLAASLSAGMLQNTLGWQNLNMILLPWLAVAALAILALGWRQRVQGVQPAQ; encoded by the coding sequence ATGTCTACCTCTCCCGTGGCTTCGACCATGCACCGCCAGGTTTTCCTGCTGGCTACCGCACAGGCGCTGTTCCAGACGGCGTCCGTGCTGGTGATGACCATTGGCGGGCTGGCCGGGGCGGTACTGGCGCCATCGCCGGATTGGGCTACGGCGCCCATCGCCACCATGTTCCTCGGCACGGCGGTGGCTACCGCACCCGCTTCGATGTGGATGGCTCGGGTCGGGCGCCAGGCGGGCTTCCTGCTGGGGGCAGCGCTGGGTATCGCCGGCGGCCTTATCGGTGCGGCGGGTGTCTTCACCGGTTCATTGCTACTGCTTTGCCTGGGGACGTTCCTCGTCGGCAGCTACCAGGCCTTTGCACAATTCTACCGCTTCGCCGCATCCGAAGTCGCGAACGATGCTTTCCGCTCGCGAGCCATTTCGCTGGTTCTCGCCGGCGGCGTGGTGGCGGCGCTCGCGGGTCCTGCGCTGGCGCGCTTCGGCGGCGGGCTATTGCAGCCAACCTATACGGCTTCGTTCCTCATTCTTGCTTTGGTATCGCTTGTTGCCCTGGGCGTACTGGCGAGGGTGCGAGTGCCCAACACGGCGGCGACCAGCGCCGACAAGGCGTCGGCGCGCGGCCTCGGGCAGATCGTGCGCCAGCCCGCTTACCTCGTTGCGCTGTTCGGCGCTGTGACCGGCTATGGCGTGATGACGCTGGCGATGACGGCGACGCCGCTTGCGATGGCGCATCACCATTATGATCTTGCCGACACGGCCACAGTCATCCAACTGCACGTGCTCGGCATGTTCCTGCCGTCGTTCGTGACTGGCTCGTTGATCGCGCGTTTCGGCGTGCTGCGCATCATGTTCATCGGCGTGCTGTTGCTGGCGGGGCATGTGCTGCTCAGCCTGACAGGTACAGCCATTCACTCGTTCATGGGCGCGCTGGTGCTGCTGGGGATCGGCTGGAACTTCCTCTATATCGGCGGCACGAACCTGCTGACGCGCACCTATACCAGCGCCGAGAAGGGGAAGGCCCAGGCCACGAACGACCTGACAGTGTTCCTGGTCGGGCTTGCCGCCTCGCTGAGCGCCGGCATGCTGCAGAACACGCTGGGCTGGCAGAACCTCAACATGATCCTGCTGCCCTGGCTTGCCGTTGCGGCGCTCGCCATCCTCGCGCTTGGCTGGCGGCAGCGGGTGCAGGGCGTGCAGCCGGCGCAGTGA
- a CDS encoding DUF1801 domain-containing protein: MTPDTDSEVPASQLIDAKIEGMKDWRGETLAKIRALIRQADPEVVEEWKWDIPVWSHAGIICTGETYKNAVKTTFPKGASLDDPAGLFNSSLEGNVRRAIDFKEGEPIDEAAFMVLIKAAAALNSTKTKPKKKSA; encoded by the coding sequence ATGACACCAGATACCGATAGCGAAGTTCCCGCTTCGCAACTGATCGACGCGAAAATCGAGGGGATGAAGGATTGGCGGGGCGAGACGCTTGCCAAGATCCGGGCGCTCATCAGGCAGGCCGATCCCGAAGTCGTCGAGGAATGGAAATGGGACATTCCGGTGTGGTCGCATGCCGGCATCATCTGCACCGGCGAAACCTACAAGAACGCAGTGAAGACCACCTTCCCCAAGGGCGCCTCGCTCGATGACCCTGCCGGGCTCTTCAACTCGAGCCTCGAAGGCAATGTCCGTCGTGCCATTGATTTCAAGGAAGGCGAGCCGATCGATGAGGCCGCGTTCATGGTATTGATTAAGGCTGCGGCGGCGCTCAACAGCACCAAGACCAAACCGAAGAAAAAGAGCGCTTGA
- a CDS encoding ArsR/SmtB family transcription factor: MPEAQDLLFRSLADPTRRALFERLCRDGEQTVGALTTWAGVSQPTVSKHLGVLKQAGLVRDRHEGRQTHYSAQLSALSPLVDWTSEMTGFWESRFDDLENLLKRMDQ, encoded by the coding sequence ATGCCTGAAGCTCAAGACCTGCTGTTCAGGTCCCTGGCGGACCCGACGCGACGGGCACTCTTCGAGCGTCTGTGCCGTGACGGGGAGCAGACCGTCGGCGCGCTGACGACCTGGGCAGGCGTATCGCAGCCGACGGTGTCCAAGCATCTGGGCGTGCTCAAGCAGGCCGGCCTCGTACGCGACCGCCATGAGGGTAGGCAGACGCATTACAGCGCCCAATTGAGCGCCCTGAGTCCGCTGGTCGACTGGACGAGCGAGATGACGGGGTTTTGGGAGAGCCGGTTCGACGATCTCGAAAACCTGCTCAAAAGAATGGACCAATGA
- a CDS encoding SRPBCC family protein, which yields MTDEIRTVVVERDLPFPAEKIWRALTQPHLIEEWLMKSDFSLALDHRFSFRTEWGSIDCKVLEVEANMSLSYSWDALGLESVVTFTLTPTPKGTSLRMEQSGFRPDQSQAFHGAKAGWRAFLGNLEKVLEKVE from the coding sequence ATGACGGATGAAATCCGCACCGTAGTCGTCGAACGCGATCTGCCATTCCCCGCCGAGAAGATTTGGCGGGCGCTCACCCAGCCACATCTCATCGAGGAATGGCTGATGAAGAGCGATTTCTCGCTGGCGCTCGACCATCGCTTCAGCTTCCGCACGGAATGGGGCAGCATCGATTGCAAGGTACTGGAGGTCGAGGCCAACATGTCGCTGTCCTATAGCTGGGACGCCCTGGGCCTTGAAAGCGTGGTGACCTTCACGCTTACGCCGACGCCTAAAGGGACCAGCCTGCGCATGGAGCAATCCGGCTTCCGACCGGATCAGAGCCAGGCATTCCATGGCGCCAAGGCAGGCTGGCGCGCCTTCCTCGGGAATCTGGAGAAGGTGCTCGAAAAGGTCGAATAG